A region of Dethiosulfovibrio russensis DNA encodes the following proteins:
- a CDS encoding type IV pilus modification PilV family protein — protein sequence MSRSAFSLVETLIAMLILSIALVGLAAVPVATTRLMVHGVERERAISVAMTKLEEVEGVPLDSSAPGWVRSSGTDRDFDWTRTVSTSGSDIWTVTVRVDWSGLSGNGTLSLSRDYGPFSAREVFER from the coding sequence ATGTCCCGTAGCGCTTTTTCCCTCGTAGAGACACTTATAGCCATGCTCATACTCTCCATCGCCTTGGTGGGTTTGGCGGCGGTTCCCGTCGCCACCACCAGGCTGATGGTGCATGGAGTTGAGAGGGAGAGGGCGATTTCCGTAGCGATGACCAAGCTGGAGGAGGTGGAGGGGGTTCCTCTGGACTCCTCCGCTCCCGGCTGGGTTAGATCCTCCGGTACAGATCGTGATTTTGACTGGACTCGAACCGTCTCCACCTCTGGATCGGATATCTGGACGGTTACGGTAAGGGTGGACTGGTCCGGACTATCCGGGAATGGAACTCTATCCCTGTCCAGGGATTACGGACCTTTTTCCGCCAGGGAGGTGTTCGAGAGGTGA
- a CDS encoding PulJ/GspJ family protein, with the protein MILSSTKKARTRRAFTLVEVLIALVITSVIGGASVSLLYTYLKNYEQSAEYTSALQRGQMALSVLRPAVLNCAFSIPWNPGEFSSLVSSFDPLGPAKSMKAPLEVDDIGAVKSGDLKILYALPSYFAAADAVEDISESFSLSLLSKSMGLDDLTSLLDVTYDNEWLIFPSAGIPLQIEKRPSGLSLSFKSAPGGFNGRIALGDRLFILRYLNAYVDKQPGSSVPSLYVADNVKIAMPQIRGIRRVFFDWDRSSSVLGVWVLSQGDAYLPEPLPQDLNWPAGSGYTITSEDLRYHLAVTHEAWRVRN; encoded by the coding sequence GTGATCCTTTCATCGACGAAAAAAGCTCGAACTAGACGGGCCTTCACTTTAGTGGAGGTCTTGATCGCTTTGGTTATAACCTCCGTCATCGGCGGCGCCTCCGTGTCGTTGCTTTACACCTACCTTAAAAACTACGAACAATCTGCCGAGTATACGTCGGCTCTTCAAAGAGGGCAGATGGCTTTGTCGGTGCTTCGTCCCGCCGTTTTGAACTGCGCTTTTTCCATCCCCTGGAACCCAGGTGAATTCAGCTCTCTTGTCTCCTCTTTCGATCCTTTGGGGCCAGCTAAATCTATGAAGGCTCCTCTGGAGGTCGATGATATAGGAGCGGTCAAGAGCGGGGATCTGAAAATTCTGTACGCCCTTCCTTCTTACTTCGCTGCGGCCGATGCCGTCGAGGATATCTCCGAATCTTTTTCTCTTTCTCTTCTATCTAAATCCATGGGATTAGACGATTTAACGTCGTTGCTGGATGTAACTTACGATAATGAGTGGTTGATCTTCCCTTCCGCAGGAATTCCTCTGCAGATCGAGAAAAGGCCTTCCGGTTTATCGCTTTCATTTAAGAGCGCCCCTGGAGGCTTTAATGGAAGGATAGCTTTGGGCGACCGACTTTTTATACTTCGATATCTTAATGCATATGTAGATAAGCAGCCGGGTAGTTCGGTTCCCTCTCTTTATGTTGCCGATAACGTCAAGATTGCGATGCCTCAGATAAGGGGGATCAGGAGGGTCTTTTTCGACTGGGACCGGAGCAGCAGCGTTTTAGGAGTCTGGGTTTTAAGCCAGGGCGACGCCTATCTTCCCGAGCCCTTGCCCCAGGATCTGAACTGGCCTGCCGGGTCTGGATACACTATAACCTCCGAGGACCTTCGATATCATCTGGCGGTAACTCACGAGGCTTGGAGGGTGCGAAATTGA